A region of the Haematobia irritans isolate KBUSLIRL chromosome 5, ASM5000362v1, whole genome shotgun sequence genome:
tgttgtttacagtTACTTATAAGATTCATCTCACCCAATAAATGGAATTAAATAgtgtgattatttttttttttgcaactttCAACATGGACTAACTCAACAACAGTGAATCAATGGGCTTAAATCAATTTTTGGCTATGAAGCTCCGTCAAAGGCCAGTGTTTTTGTTACGGCAAACTGATATTGTCTCAATTTCGCGATAAGTCACATgtatcgtgagattgagacaaccttaggcattagtgggaccagcatacattcaatattgcatgaaaaTTTGgccgtcaaaaaaaatttcggtTGGTACGTTCTGAATGCATGTTTTAGAGaaacctcaatcagagtggcaaaagtgcttcgacaattggttcaaataaatgcaaaagtgtatagatcttaaagggaaacattttgaaaaacaatgaagcGATTTGGGAGAGTATGGAAGCAAACAATTACTGATCTCAGGGTTGGGAATAGGTTGtgggaaggaaaaaaatttactagaaCATTAACAATTCTAAATTGTTAAGGGTATCAGCAAGAAAATTCCAAATTAAACATTAGGCACATGAGCCAAAGTGAATATTGTCCTCATGAAATTGAGAgccaaaatctaattaaagtagggcccaaaaaaaattatatgaaaactaCAAACCCTaatgttttcttatttaaaatgttgtcaaaattttatttctatagaaaattttgccacaatttcatttctatagaaaattttgtcaaaattttatttctatagaaaattttgtcaaaattttatttttatatagacaattttgtcaaaattttatttctatagaaaattttatttctatagcaaattttgtgaaaattttatatccatacaaaaatttgttaaaattttaattccaaagaaaatttgctaaaaattttatttctatagaaaatatttttcttaaaacttcatattttcttcagcagctacacagaaaaaaaattcacgaacatttttccaattaaaatcttaattgagttttaaaaaatattcaattaaaaatttaattgaatcaacaaattttataattgaaataaaaatcaatcacacaaattaatagtatcaattaattttttaattggatcaattaattttttaattgactgtcaattaattttttaattgatactatcacttctgtgattgaagacatttcaattaaaaaattaattggatcaattaatttcgtgattgattcagaaaaatttttttttgtgtgtagggttCATTTTGACACTGTCTGCTATTGGGGTCGATTTTCCTGCCTcggttacattttattttatttatcaaaaattttatttcattttgttttattttgtcaaaatttatttggtaaaaattttatttccatagaaatttttgtcaaaattttatttctacagaaaattttctcaaaattttatttctatagaaaactttgtcaaaattttatttctatagaaaattttgtcaaaatgttatttctatacaatattttgtaaaaaatttgatttctatagaaaattttgtcaaaattttatttctatggaaaattttgtcaaaatgttatttctataaaaaaattatcaaaattttatttctatagaacattttgttaaaattatatttctatagcaaattttgtcaaaattttatttctacagaacatttagtcaaaattttatttctatagcaaattttgtcaaaattttatttctacagaacatttagtcaaaattttatttctatagaaaattttgtcccaaagaaaatttgctaaaaattttatttctatagcaaattttgtcaaaatttaatttcaatagaagagtttgtcaacatttatttctatagaagattttgtcaacattttatttctatagaaaattttgtcaacatttaattcctacagaaaattttgtcaacatttaattcatacagaaaattttgttaaaattttatttctataggatattttgtcaaaattttatttctatacaatattttgtaaaaatttgatttctatagaaaatcttgtcaaaattttatttctatagaaaattttgtcaaaatgttatttctataaaaaaatctatcaaaattttatttttatagaacatttagtcaaaattttatttctatagcaaattttgtcaaaattttatttctatagaaaattttgtcaaaattttatttctatagaaaattttgtctaaatttaatttctatagaagagtttgtcaacatttaatttctatagaaaattttgtcaacattttatttctatagaaatttttgtcaaaattttatttctatagaaatttttggcaaaatttttggggtttgaGTTTTAGGGCCCATTTTTTCTGGGCCCATAATTATTCCGCGCAAATATTTCGTTCGATCAAAGAAATGTAACTACCTTTCCTAATTCTAATCCAAAACTTTTGTAGTTTGATTTCAGCAAATGGGACTTTCCAGAAGAGCGAATATGGCTGCATATACCCGAATCAGAAATGATTATCAAAATTTGTACCTTTGTCCcagttttaatatttggtctaaTAGGAAATTTCACCATTATACGCTTGATTGTGATGAATCGCGCATTGAGAACACCCACCAATTTAATAATAGCCAATATGGCTATGGCCGATTTTTTGACATTATTAATATGTCCCACAATGTTTATGATTAatgatttctatcaaaattatcTTTTGGGATCTGTTGGATGCAAAATGGAAGGTTTCCTCGAGGGAGCATTCTTAATAACAGCTGTTCTCAATCTGTCGGTGGTAAGCTACGATCGTTTAACGGCTATTGTGCTACCCTCCGAAACTCGATTGACAATGAGAGGGGCCAAAATAGTGATTTGCCTAACATGGTTGAGCGGAATTTTAATAGCATTACCTTTGGCCATATATAGGTCTTACAAGGTaagaaatttattaattaaaataatgttgTAATTTGCAATAGCTTTTGTATTCATCAGGTacgttattggaaaaatttcactGAAATGTATTGCAAAGAAAATACTACAATCCTTCCAAAATATTGGTATGTCCTGATAACAGTAATGGTGTGGCTCCCATTGGCTATTATGCTAATTTGTTATACGGCAATTTTCTATAAGGTATGTAAGACATTGAGAATGTCAAAATGATGTGCCTTGAGTTATCAGTGCTATGAGTGTGCCCTCAAAAAATGTAACCAAACTACAACATTTAAAGAAAGGAGTGGTCAGAATAAATTTCGAATTGAATCACCTGATTGCATGagctcgggagccaccgtggtgcaatggttagcatgcccgccttgcatacacaagttcgtgggttcgattactgcttcgaccaaacaccaaaaagcttttcagcggtggattatcccacctcagtaatggtgacatttctgaggggttcaaagcttctctaagtggtttcactgcaatgtggaacgccgtccggactcggctataaaaaggaggtcccttgtcattgagcttaacatggaatcgggctgcactcagtgataagagagaagttcaccaatgtggtatcacaatggactgaatagtctaagtgagcccgatacatcgggctgccacctaacctaatccccAGCTCGATGAAAGGGTTAATTTTTGCTTGTGAGACACGCTAATCGGGCTCTTCCTCTCAAAGagaaaaattaacttttcaatcaaTATGTTATATAGTGCCTGGAATGTAATTCCCGtcatttccaaaattatatataaatttaaataattttttttcagctgGATCGTTATGAAAAGCGCGTTAAGAATCGAGAGCATCCACTAACGGTGTCATATAAAAGGACCGTTGCTAGAACACTGTTTATAATAACCATTGTCTTTGTCGCATTGCGTTTACCCTTTACCATTCTGGTGATTATAAGAGATAAGATAATTGCCAACaccaataatacaataaatggAAGCTTTAGGATGTTTTGGTATACATCGCAATATTTGATGTTTTTAAATGCTGCAGTAAACCCAATAATCTATGGCTATACTAATGACAATTTTCGGCGAGCTTATGATCAATTACCTGAGTGTTTGTGTTGTGGAGGTGTCAAAACTAACCCGACCATTCGTAACCAAGAGGAGGTAGTATAAATTGGTGGAATTTGCAAATATGACTCTATTATTTAAAGTATAATTTAATCATTGCAGGTTTGTGGGAAAACTTTATCCAATTGttttgaaagatatatatccTGTTTTTGTCCTAGATCCAAACAAATATTGATTTTCAAAATTGATAGTCAGCAGAACCGTAATatggaatttgaaaaatattccaacTTTGAAGAGAAGACAATGCAGATGCCAGTAAAGCGGTGTGAAAATTCCGTATCTATTGGGGAACATATGTAGTaggtaaatttatttatttgcatttataaaTATTCAGAAAGCATTTAAGATCTTGGAT
Encoded here:
- the LOC142239628 gene encoding neuropeptide FF receptor 2 gives rise to the protein MVEMSNPSEFDFSKWDFPEERIWLHIPESEMIIKICTFVPVLIFGLIGNFTIIRLIVMNRALRTPTNLIIANMAMADFLTLLICPTMFMINDFYQNYLLGSVGCKMEGFLEGAFLITAVLNLSVVSYDRLTAIVLPSETRLTMRGAKIVICLTWLSGILIALPLAIYRSYKVRYWKNFTEMYCKENTTILPKYWYVLITVMVWLPLAIMLICYTAIFYKLDRYEKRVKNREHPLTVSYKRTVARTLFIITIVFVALRLPFTILVIIRDKIIANTNNTINGSFRMFWYTSQYLMFLNAAVNPIIYGYTNDNFRRAYDQLPECLCCGGVKTNPTIRNQEEVCGKTLSNCFERYISCFCPRSKQILIFKIDSQQNRNMEFEKYSNFEEKTMQMPVKRCENSVSIGEHM